One Candidatus Nezhaarchaeales archaeon DNA segment encodes these proteins:
- a CDS encoding CoB--CoM heterodisulfide reductase iron-sulfur subunit B family protein: MKRYALYLGCVIPTEQYAYEASLRSVLHELGVELVDMDNASCCGLPVRSVNVYGWLYLSARNLAIAEQLGLNLLSPCNGCHLSLCEVKHYLNEDSRLKAWVNGLLEEEGLKYRGGVEVKHTVDALHDDVGVNVIAKQVRRRLEGLKLAAHYGCHILRPSRLKRVDDPEDPVKLESLLKALGVEAPNYPERLDCCGGGLLIPNAQAALSMAGAKLKAVKLKGFDGLVTVCPACQKMLDAKQAAAGQTVGFNVELPVVYYVQLLGLALGVDQAKLGLQLNQSPIDNLLAKA; encoded by the coding sequence GTGAAGAGGTACGCGCTCTACCTAGGCTGCGTAATCCCGACGGAGCAATACGCGTACGAAGCGTCCTTAAGATCCGTTCTACACGAGTTAGGGGTGGAGCTCGTAGATATGGATAATGCTTCCTGCTGCGGCCTCCCAGTTAGAAGCGTTAACGTTTACGGCTGGTTATACCTTTCAGCTAGAAACCTAGCTATAGCTGAACAGCTCGGCTTAAACCTATTAAGCCCATGTAACGGTTGCCACCTCTCCCTATGCGAGGTTAAACACTACTTAAACGAGGATAGTAGGCTTAAAGCATGGGTTAACGGGCTCCTAGAGGAGGAAGGCTTAAAGTATCGTGGAGGAGTTGAGGTTAAGCATACGGTGGACGCCCTCCACGACGATGTTGGCGTTAACGTTATAGCTAAACAGGTTAGGAGGAGGTTGGAAGGCTTAAAGCTAGCAGCCCACTACGGATGCCATATCCTAAGGCCTAGTAGGCTTAAGAGGGTTGACGACCCTGAAGACCCCGTTAAGCTTGAAAGCCTACTGAAGGCTTTAGGCGTTGAAGCTCCTAACTACCCTGAAAGGCTTGATTGTTGCGGAGGGGGCTTACTAATACCTAACGCGCAGGCAGCCTTAAGTATGGCTGGAGCTAAGCTTAAGGCGGTTAAGCTTAAGGGTTTCGATGGCCTCGTAACGGTATGCCCAGCGTGCCAGAAAATGCTAGACGCTAAACAAGCTGCGGCTGGGCAGACCGTCGGCTTCAACGTTGAACTCCCCGTAGTATACTACGTTCAACTATTGGGTTTAGCTCTAGGAGTTGATCAGGCTAAGCTAGGTTTACAGCTTAACCAAAGCCCTATCGATAACCTACTGGCTAAGGCCTGA